In the genome of Chelmon rostratus isolate fCheRos1 chromosome 24, fCheRos1.pri, whole genome shotgun sequence, one region contains:
- the LOC121627277 gene encoding uncharacterized protein LOC121627277 has translation MAPSSFVWTDSETELLLNTILEYKLQKTQENIDWESCQSKYLDILALFLEHYPAESSNDFPHERGELTRSILTTKIKAVRSKYRLAVDNGRRSGFGRVVLLYFELCEQIWGGSPATTTMSSGIETNDLNDGPPVPSPTESSSTVDPSDTTSDTEQESSVASVKERRHLLQERLNGHRHSRLRRKLPAENQWLNAVEEDQRVKKRLVEFLETSEKQASDNFARLSETLNMLTTTVSEGFSVLRQVIQPPPPQPSHYMPYGVRGHMSHSPYTQSAHPNQAFQSLSNNPPLVRGTQQNAGSTQDAAHASTTADTRLTGFSYTQALFSDEY, from the exons ATGGCACCAAGCTCGTTTGTTTGGACAGATTCGGAGACGGAATTGCTTTTAAACACGATTTTGGAGTACAAACTTCAAAAAACGCAAGAAAACATTGACTGGGAATCGTGTCAAAGCAAATATTTGGATATATTGGCCCTGTTTTTGGAGCACTATCCCGCAGAGAGTAGCAATGATTTCCCTCATGAAAGGGGCGAGCTAACGCGGAGTATCCTGACCACTAAAATCAAGGCTGTGAGGAGTAAATATCGGTTGGCTGTGGACAACGGACGCAGAAGCGGCTTTGGGAGAGTCGTTCTTCTCTACTTCGAGTTGTGTGAACAAATATGGGGTGGTTCCCCAGCAACGACAACCATGTCGTCTGGCATAGAGACGAATGATTTGAATGATGGCCCTCCTGTTCCCTCCCCTACTGAATCCTCGTCCACCGTGGACCCATCCGATACCACTTCAGACACGGAGCAGGAGAGCAGTGTGGCGtcagtgaaggaaagaagacaCTTGTTGCAG GAAAGACTGAATGGACATCGGCACAGCCGATTGAGAAGAAAGCTGCCTGCGGAGAACCAGTGGCTTAATGCAGTGGAGGAGGACCAGCGTGTTAAGAAGAGACTGGTAGAGTTTTTGGAGACGTCAGAGAAGCAAGCTTCCGATAACTTCGCTAGACTTTCAGAGACACTTAACATGTTGACTACAACCGTGTCAGAAGGTTTTAGTGTCCTTAGACAAGTCATTCAGCCTCCACCCCCTCAGCCATCACACTACATGCCATACGGAGTAAGAGGGCACATGTCACACTCCCCATATACACAATCGGCACATCCCAATCAAGCTTTTCAGTCATTATCAAACAACCCACCTCTTGTCAGAGGAACACAGCAGAATGCAGGTAGCACACAAGATGCTGCTCATGCCAGCACAACTGCTGACACACGGCTCACAGGGTTTTCTTACACTCAAGCTCTTTTCAGTGATGAGTATtga